Proteins co-encoded in one Bubalus bubalis isolate 160015118507 breed Murrah chromosome 7, NDDB_SH_1, whole genome shotgun sequence genomic window:
- the NPY1R gene encoding neuropeptide Y receptor type 1, whose protein sequence is MNSTSFSQVENHSIYYNFSEKNSRFLAFENDDCHLPLAMIFTLALAYGAVIILGVSGNLALIIIILKQKEMRNVTNILIVNLSFSDLLVAIMCLPFTFVYTLMDHWVFGEAMCKLNPFVQCVSITVSIFSLVLIAVERHQLIINPRGWRPSNRHAYVGIAVIWVLAVASSLPFLIYQVLTDEPFQNVTLDAFKDKYVCFDKFPSDSHRLSYTTLLLVLQYFGPLCFIFICYFKIYVRLKRRNSMMDKMRDNKYRSSEAKRINVMLLSIVVAFAVCWLPLTIFNTVFDWDHQIIATCNHNLLFLLCHLTAMISTCVNPIFYGFLNKNFQRDLQFFFSFCDFRSRDDDYETIAMSTMHTDVSKTSLKQASPVALKKIHTDDNEKV, encoded by the exons ATGAATTCAACATCATTTTCTCAGGTGGAAAATCATTCAATCTATTATAATTTTTCAGAGAAGAATTCCCGGTTTTTGGCTTTTGAAAATGATGATTGTCATCTGCCCTTGGCCATGATATTCACGTTAGCACTTGCTTATGGAGCTGTGATCATTCTTGGGGTCTCTGGAAACCTGGCTTTGATCATCATCATCTTGAAAcaaaaagagatgagaaatgtCACCAACATCCTGATTGTGAACCTTTCCTTCTCAGACTTGCTTGTGGCCATCATGTGTCTTCCCTTCACGTTTGTCTACACACTGATGGACCACTGGGTTTTTGGTGAGGCAATGTGCAAGTTGAACCCCTTTGTGCAGTGCGTTTCCATCACTGTGTCCATCTTCTCTCTGGTCCTTATTGCCGTGGAACGGCATCAGCTGATTATCAATCCTCGGGGTTGGAGACCAAGTAATAGACATGCATACGTAGGTATTGCTGTCATCTGGGtccttgctgtggcttcttctCTGCCCTTCCTGATCTATCAAGTATTGACAGATGAGCCATTTCAAAATGTGACCCTTGATGCCTTCAAGGACAAATACGTCTGCTTTGATAAATTTCCATCAGACTCTCACCGGCTGTCTTATACCACTCTCCTCTTGGTGCTACAGTACTTTGGCCCgctctgttttatatttatttgctacTTCAAG ATATATGTAcgcttaaaaagaagaaacagcatgATGGACAAGATGAGAGACAATAAGTACAGGTCCAGTGAAGCCAAAAGAATCAACGTCATGCTGCTGTCCATCGTGGTGGCGTTTGCCGTCTGCTGGCTGCCTCTCACCATCTTCAACACTGTGTTTGACTGGGACCATCAGATCATTGCTACCTGCAACCATAATCTGTTGTTCCTTCTCTGCCACCTCACAGCCATGATCTCCACTTGTGTCAACCCTATATTTTATGGCTTCCTGAACAAAAATTTCCAGAGAGACCTGCAGTTCTTCTTTAGCTTTTGTGATTTCCGGTCTCGGGATGACGACTATGAGACCATCGCCATGTCCACCATGCACACGGATGTTTCTAAGACATCTCTAAAGCAAGCAAGCCCAGTCGCACTTAAAAAGATCCACACTGACGATAATGAAAAAGTCTGA